The proteins below come from a single Roseiflexus sp. RS-1 genomic window:
- the secF gene encoding protein translocase subunit SecF translates to MDKLVKLRYWWFALSLVIIIPGLVSLAIFGLRLGIDFSGGALWDIQFVERAPGQLDTERIRAIFAAQGFEGALVQLTESQVDGRTVASAVVRTRSLSETDPETQRQRVLSALSAEYGTVNQQALQSVGATVSAESTRSAVIAVIAACVAILVYLTLAFRRAPHPVRYGICAILAMIHDVLLVLGVASILGVVIGMEVDALFLTALLTVISFSVHDTIVVFDRIRENLVNRRPTETFDDIVNHSIVQTLPRSVNTQLTTFFTLMALILFGGESIRNLVLILLIGLVSGTYSSIFNAAQLLVVWENREWSRWFRRSAPPGAEAPAA, encoded by the coding sequence ATGGATAAACTCGTCAAACTCCGCTACTGGTGGTTTGCGCTCTCGCTGGTGATTATTATTCCTGGATTGGTGTCGCTGGCGATCTTCGGGTTGCGCCTGGGCATCGATTTCAGTGGAGGCGCGTTATGGGATATCCAGTTCGTCGAACGCGCGCCGGGTCAACTCGATACTGAGCGGATTCGCGCCATCTTTGCAGCGCAAGGGTTCGAGGGCGCCCTGGTGCAGTTGACCGAGTCGCAGGTTGATGGGCGTACGGTCGCCAGCGCTGTGGTGCGCACCCGTTCGCTGAGCGAAACCGATCCGGAAACGCAGCGGCAGCGCGTGCTCAGTGCGCTCAGCGCAGAGTATGGGACGGTCAATCAGCAGGCGCTGCAATCTGTCGGTGCTACGGTGAGCGCCGAATCGACCCGCAGTGCAGTGATTGCGGTGATCGCAGCGTGTGTGGCGATTCTGGTCTATCTGACGCTGGCTTTCCGCCGCGCGCCGCATCCGGTGCGTTATGGCATCTGCGCCATCCTGGCGATGATCCACGATGTGCTGCTGGTGCTGGGTGTTGCGTCGATCCTGGGGGTGGTGATCGGCATGGAGGTGGATGCGCTGTTTCTGACGGCGCTCCTGACGGTGATCAGTTTCTCGGTGCACGACACGATCGTGGTGTTTGACCGCATCCGCGAGAATCTGGTAAATCGCCGCCCAACCGAAACCTTCGACGATATTGTCAATCACAGTATTGTTCAAACACTGCCGCGTTCGGTCAATACGCAGTTGACGACATTCTTTACACTGATGGCGCTGATCCTCTTTGGTGGCGAGTCGATCCGCAATCTGGTGCTGATCCTGCTGATCGGGCTGGTCAGTGGCACCTACTCGTCGATCTTCAACGCGGCGCAGTTGCTTGTGGTGTGGGAGAACCGCGAGTGGAGCCGCTGGTTCCGCCGGAGCGCTCCGCCAGGCGCGGAAGCGCCAGCGGCGTAG
- a CDS encoding class I SAM-dependent methyltransferase — protein MSLQTNKRQWEDLGQVDPFWGMTGTNRFGGWDVEAFLQTGEEQVAQVMQQIEHWDRPSHWSTVLDFGCGVGRLAAAFRRRFEHYVGLDISESLIVKARQIHATLTCADFIVSASDTLPIASNSCDMVYCWGVLQHVRNRARALRYIAEFVRVMKPDGLLIFSTLDTIKPLYRLQPRRRAYALLRTVGVPPAILYHRLKLYPHEVHALPETYVLERMQDSGARILHVQKDSPPSAPHQWQTYYVTK, from the coding sequence ATGAGCCTGCAAACGAACAAGCGTCAATGGGAAGATCTCGGTCAGGTTGATCCGTTCTGGGGCATGACCGGCACAAACCGGTTCGGCGGATGGGATGTTGAAGCCTTTCTCCAGACAGGAGAGGAGCAGGTTGCTCAGGTCATGCAGCAGATTGAGCACTGGGATCGACCATCGCACTGGTCAACGGTGCTCGATTTCGGCTGCGGCGTCGGTCGGCTCGCCGCAGCGTTCCGCAGGCGATTCGAACACTATGTCGGTCTGGACATCTCGGAAAGCCTGATTGTCAAAGCCCGCCAGATTCACGCGACGCTCACATGCGCCGATTTTATCGTCAGCGCCAGTGATACGCTTCCCATCGCATCAAACAGTTGCGATATGGTCTATTGCTGGGGCGTGCTCCAGCATGTCCGGAATCGCGCACGAGCGCTACGCTACATCGCCGAATTTGTTCGGGTAATGAAGCCAGATGGTCTCCTGATCTTCAGCACGCTGGACACGATCAAGCCGTTGTACCGTTTGCAGCCACGTCGTCGAGCCTACGCACTGCTGCGCACTGTTGGCGTCCCGCCCGCAATCCTGTACCATCGCCTCAAGCTCTATCCTCACGAAGTGCATGCCCTGCCTGAAACATACGTTCTTGAGCGTATGCAGGACTCTGGAGCGCGCATTCTGCACGTCCAGAAGGACTCACCGCCATCCGCCCCCCACCAGTGGCAGACATACTATGTAACAAAGTAG